A genomic segment from Sphingomonas oryzagri encodes:
- a CDS encoding alpha/beta fold hydrolase, whose protein sequence is MSFPFVARLAALAMVPYLLSHPAPSHAEAPAADRIAVTVAGEGPDVILIPGLASSAHVWDATVAALSPHYRVHVVQVAGFAGTPAGANASGPVMMPVIEAIHAYIAASHLKAPAVIGHSMGGLMAMKLAIDHPADVGRLMIVDSLPFFGEKEGPQATVAQVEPQAAAMRARLLGSTQEAYAGFEPMVMKRLVKSDGPAAQAAIAAAAASDHRVVAQAMYDDFTTDLRPDLAQITQPLTMLYPWDAATGAPQAMFDQLYTSAYAPLKQAKVQRIDGSFHFIMIDQPAAFQAAVEAFLK, encoded by the coding sequence ATGTCCTTCCCGTTCGTCGCCCGCCTCGCCGCGCTCGCCATGGTGCCGTATCTGCTCAGCCATCCGGCTCCGTCTCATGCCGAAGCCCCCGCCGCCGATCGCATCGCGGTCACCGTCGCGGGCGAGGGGCCGGACGTGATCCTGATCCCCGGCCTCGCCTCTTCCGCCCATGTCTGGGATGCGACCGTCGCCGCGCTCTCGCCGCATTATCGCGTGCATGTCGTGCAGGTGGCGGGTTTCGCCGGCACACCCGCCGGCGCCAATGCCAGTGGCCCGGTGATGATGCCGGTGATCGAGGCGATCCACGCCTACATCGCCGCGAGCCACCTCAAGGCGCCCGCCGTGATCGGTCATTCGATGGGCGGGCTGATGGCGATGAAGCTGGCGATCGATCACCCCGCCGATGTCGGCCGGCTGATGATCGTCGACTCGCTCCCCTTCTTCGGGGAGAAGGAAGGTCCGCAGGCGACTGTCGCGCAGGTGGAGCCGCAGGCGGCCGCGATGCGCGCCCGGCTGCTCGGCAGCACGCAGGAAGCCTATGCCGGCTTCGAGCCGATGGTGATGAAGCGTCTGGTCAAATCCGACGGCCCCGCCGCGCAGGCCGCCATCGCCGCAGCCGCGGCGTCCGACCATCGGGTCGTGGCGCAGGCGATGTACGACGACTTCACCACCGATCTGCGCCCCGATCTGGCGCAGATCACCCAACCGCTGACGATGCTCTACCCGTGGGACGCCGCGACCGGTGCACCGCAGGCGATGTTCGACCAGCTCTACACCTCCGCCTATGCGCCGCTGAAGCAGGCGAAGGTGCAGCGCATCGACGGCAGCTTCCACTTCATCATGATCGACCAGCCGGCCGCGTTCCAGGCGGCGGTGGAGGCCTTCCTCAAATAA
- a CDS encoding helix-turn-helix transcriptional regulator: MNNRLKVLRAERNWSQADLAERLEVSRQSVNAIETGKYDPSLPLAFKIAALFALPIEAIFSAD; the protein is encoded by the coding sequence GTGAACAATCGCCTCAAGGTGCTGCGCGCCGAACGCAACTGGAGCCAGGCCGATCTTGCCGAGCGGCTGGAGGTTTCGCGCCAGAGCGTCAACGCGATCGAGACCGGAAAATACGATCCCTCGCTCCCCCTCGCCTTCAAGATCGCGGCCCTGTTCGCGTTGCCGATCGAGGCGATCTTCTCCGCCGACTGA
- a CDS encoding Spy/CpxP family protein refolding chaperone codes for MNKTWVAILAACTLGGAAIAADQPGAEHPRWNRADMEQMRAKWEARKADDMAVLIGLRADQRPALDGFLAAMRPPHRGPDGMRGPGPDGAAPGDATLPARLDAMAARADRRDAELKQKIAATRQFYASLTPDQQHRLEALDDLRHDHMHGDHGPMGGGDRHHGPDAPPPPGV; via the coding sequence ATGAACAAGACGTGGGTAGCAATCCTGGCAGCCTGCACGCTCGGCGGGGCCGCGATCGCGGCGGATCAGCCCGGTGCCGAGCATCCGCGCTGGAACCGTGCGGACATGGAGCAGATGCGGGCCAAATGGGAGGCTCGAAAGGCTGATGACATGGCTGTCCTGATCGGCTTGCGCGCCGATCAGCGCCCGGCGCTCGACGGCTTCCTCGCCGCCATGCGTCCGCCGCACCGTGGTCCGGATGGCATGAGGGGGCCGGGTCCGGATGGCGCAGCGCCGGGTGATGCGACATTGCCGGCGCGTCTCGATGCGATGGCGGCGCGGGCGGACAGGCGCGATGCCGAGCTCAAGCAGAAGATCGCCGCGACGCGGCAATTCTATGCCAGCCTGACGCCCGACCAGCAGCATCGTCTGGAAGCTCTGGACGATCTGCGTCACGATCACATGCACGGTGACCACGGCCCGATGGGCGGCGGAGATCGCCACCATGGCCCGGATGCGCCACCACCGCCCGGCGTCTGA
- a CDS encoding LssY C-terminal domain-containing protein, protein MTDFARTTDPIAGSSMSKRRHHRLKPWHWYSITALLLLSVPLLWFVLAYGSLPRLWSHHEKKVIGQRDQIQTYTAQDIPGDPISLHVHGSREAIACAFRRAGWSLADPVNLPSALRIGASVVLGHPYPQAPVSPLYVQDEKQAMAFEKEEGKSADQRHHVRFWQIGNDDWYGAASFDKGVGLSLFTLQVTHHIGANVDAERDTAGQLLVAGGGRLTGIENNRITPGMHRNGGGDPYRTDGRIAVFALPTGGC, encoded by the coding sequence ATGACCGATTTCGCGCGCACGACCGACCCGATCGCAGGGTCTTCCATGTCAAAGCGCAGGCATCACCGGTTGAAGCCCTGGCATTGGTACTCGATCACCGCGCTGCTGCTGCTCTCCGTGCCGCTGCTGTGGTTCGTGCTGGCCTATGGCAGCCTGCCGCGCCTGTGGAGCCATCACGAGAAAAAGGTGATCGGCCAGCGCGACCAGATCCAGACCTATACCGCGCAGGATATTCCGGGCGATCCGATCAGCTTGCACGTCCACGGATCGCGCGAGGCAATCGCCTGCGCGTTCCGGCGCGCCGGCTGGTCGCTGGCCGATCCGGTGAACCTGCCTTCCGCGCTGCGGATCGGCGCGAGCGTGGTGCTGGGGCATCCCTATCCGCAGGCGCCGGTCAGCCCGCTCTACGTGCAGGACGAGAAGCAGGCGATGGCCTTCGAAAAGGAGGAGGGGAAGAGCGCGGACCAGCGTCACCATGTCCGCTTCTGGCAGATCGGCAATGACGACTGGTACGGCGCGGCCTCGTTCGACAAGGGCGTCGGCCTCAGCCTCTTCACCCTGCAGGTGACCCATCATATCGGCGCCAATGTCGATGCCGAGCGGGATACGGCGGGCCAGTTGCTGGTCGCGGGCGGTGGGAGGCTGACCGGCATCGAGAACAACCGGATCACGCCGGGCATGCACCGCAATGGCGGCGGCGACCCCTATCGCACCGACGGCCGGATCGCGGTGTTCGCGCTTCCGACCGGCGGCTGCTGA
- a CDS encoding outer membrane protein, translating to MKTILLATSALLVAAAAPAIAQDAAPADTTPATTAAPSDGATFTGPRAEIFGGWDRVGARQRYDDGTTRVTDRSHKTGWTGGGLLGYDMPIGDKLTAGVFGSYAISTAKTCADDGASIACLKSGRQIEGGARIGYKLGGKALVYAKGAYVNGQIRETAADDAGDYFRGHANRDGWRAGAGVEYAVTNHAYVKAEYDYTRFKSFDADELGLTNTSLRYDRNQVLAGFGVHF from the coding sequence ATGAAGACGATCCTGCTCGCGACGAGCGCCCTTCTTGTCGCGGCCGCCGCGCCCGCCATCGCGCAGGACGCCGCCCCGGCCGACACCACCCCCGCGACGACGGCAGCCCCGTCCGACGGCGCGACCTTCACCGGTCCCCGCGCGGAAATCTTCGGCGGCTGGGATCGGGTCGGCGCCCGCCAGCGCTACGATGACGGCACCACGCGCGTTACCGACCGTAGCCACAAGACCGGTTGGACCGGCGGCGGCCTGCTCGGTTACGACATGCCGATCGGCGACAAGCTGACCGCTGGCGTGTTCGGTAGCTATGCCATTTCCACCGCGAAGACCTGCGCCGACGACGGGGCGAGCATCGCCTGCCTCAAGTCCGGTCGGCAGATCGAGGGCGGTGCGCGCATCGGCTACAAGCTGGGCGGCAAGGCGCTGGTCTATGCCAAGGGCGCTTACGTGAACGGCCAGATCCGCGAGACCGCGGCTGACGACGCCGGTGATTACTTCCGTGGCCACGCCAATCGTGACGGCTGGCGCGCCGGTGCCGGCGTCGAATATGCGGTGACCAACCACGCCTACGTGAAAGCGGAGTATGACTATACCCGCTTCAAGAGCTTCGATGCGGACGAGCTTGGTCTGACCAACACCAGCCTGCGCTACGATCGCAACCAGGTGCTGGCCGGCTTCGGCGTGCACTTCTGA
- a CDS encoding DUF3617 domain-containing protein has protein sequence MRIPRLLAALPLLLAAAPTTPLMPGAWRETVVFALDSVNGSEELAQRMAKALPNPEPRDACLTASDLRNPQGIFLAGAEQSCRFARFTMADGRIDAAGDCSDGHGQTMHVEGSGTYTATGYDFTFQGTGQTGKLALAFRGRDSGRRIGICTAF, from the coding sequence ATGCGTATCCCCCGCCTCCTCGCCGCCCTGCCGCTCCTCCTTGCCGCGGCGCCGACCACGCCGCTGATGCCGGGTGCCTGGCGCGAGACGGTGGTGTTTGCGCTCGACAGCGTGAACGGATCGGAGGAACTCGCCCAGCGCATGGCGAAGGCGCTGCCCAATCCGGAGCCGCGCGACGCCTGCCTGACAGCCAGCGATCTGCGCAACCCGCAGGGCATATTCCTCGCCGGCGCCGAACAAAGCTGCCGCTTCGCCCGCTTCACCATGGCGGACGGCCGGATCGACGCTGCGGGAGACTGTTCGGACGGCCACGGCCAGACCATGCACGTCGAGGGCAGCGGCACCTATACCGCCACCGGCTACGACTTCACCTTCCAGGGCACCGGGCAGACGGGCAAGCTCGCCCTTGCCTTCCGGGGTCGCGACAGCGGCCGACGTATCGGAATCTGCACAGCTTTCTAG
- a CDS encoding MBL fold metallo-hydrolase, giving the protein MVIWIVRIGVGLLVLVLLALLALWIAPRFLDRIYYRGPVSDHFDGERFFNPGDPPPAERRGFSFFRFLRFAFGLDRAPWPKNVPVERTAPPARVEGQAMRATWIGHATVLVQTQGLNILTDPVWSDRASPFGFMGPKRVAEPGVAFGDLPKIDLVLLSHNHYDHLDLATLERLWMRDRPLIVTPLGNDTILRTRGIEAVTGDWGDRVAVRPGIDVIVERVHHWGSRWGADRNRALWGGLTVTLPGGNLFFAGDTGWGDGSWTRGVAANGPHRLALVPIGAYLPRELMQGSHVGPDEAVAIFRAIDPAHAIGIHWGTFQLSEEGYAAPVDMLAAEVAIAGIDPGRFRAISPGGVWDVPTL; this is encoded by the coding sequence ATGGTGATCTGGATCGTGCGCATCGGCGTCGGCTTGCTCGTACTGGTGCTGCTCGCACTGCTGGCGCTGTGGATCGCGCCGCGCTTCCTCGACCGCATCTATTATCGCGGGCCGGTTTCCGATCATTTCGACGGCGAGCGATTCTTCAACCCCGGCGATCCGCCACCCGCCGAACGGCGCGGCTTCTCCTTCTTCCGCTTCCTCCGCTTCGCCTTCGGGCTGGACCGCGCGCCGTGGCCCAAGAACGTGCCCGTGGAGCGGACGGCGCCGCCGGCGCGTGTTGAGGGGCAGGCCATGCGGGCGACGTGGATCGGCCACGCCACCGTGCTGGTGCAGACGCAGGGCCTCAACATCCTGACCGATCCGGTCTGGTCGGACCGCGCCTCGCCCTTCGGCTTCATGGGACCGAAGCGGGTGGCTGAGCCGGGCGTCGCGTTCGGCGACCTGCCGAAGATCGATCTCGTCCTGCTGAGCCACAATCATTACGATCATCTCGATCTTGCTACCCTGGAACGCCTTTGGATGCGCGACCGTCCGCTGATCGTGACCCCGCTTGGCAACGACACCATTCTCCGCACGCGCGGGATCGAGGCGGTCACCGGGGACTGGGGCGACCGCGTGGCCGTGCGCCCCGGCATCGACGTAATCGTCGAGCGCGTTCATCACTGGGGTTCGCGCTGGGGGGCGGACCGCAACCGGGCGCTGTGGGGCGGCCTTACCGTCACCCTGCCGGGCGGCAACCTGTTCTTCGCGGGCGACACGGGCTGGGGCGACGGCAGCTGGACGCGGGGCGTCGCCGCGAACGGGCCGCACCGGCTCGCTTTGGTCCCGATCGGCGCCTATCTGCCGCGTGAGCTGATGCAGGGGAGCCATGTCGGCCCGGACGAGGCTGTTGCAATCTTCCGCGCGATCGATCCCGCCCACGCGATCGGCATCCATTGGGGCACCTTCCAGCTTTCGGAAGAAGGCTATGCGGCGCCCGTCGATATGCTGGCAGCCGAGGTTGCTATCGCTGGGATTGATCCCGGCCGTTTCCGCGCGATCTCGCCAGGCGGGGTGTGGGACGTGCCGACGCTCTGA
- a CDS encoding DUF3617 domain-containing protein, whose protein sequence is MRSIAPITIVALLALAACNKPGSDSVSMKNASLEDVAKTQKAKIQPGEWEVTVEMVDQKITGGPANMPTPPRLPPQTMKTCITPEQVNRPEGMFSGGMDGLKKNCTYDSFSMADGKIDAKMHCAMPSGMKIEATNTGTFSPTEISSDSNSTVTGLPGGMTSSSHTRMSAKRVGECAAGAAPAAVSNAAG, encoded by the coding sequence ATGCGATCCATTGCACCGATCACCATCGTCGCGCTGCTGGCGCTCGCCGCCTGCAACAAGCCAGGCAGCGACAGTGTCTCGATGAAGAACGCGTCGCTGGAGGATGTCGCCAAGACCCAGAAGGCGAAGATCCAGCCCGGCGAATGGGAGGTGACGGTCGAGATGGTCGATCAGAAGATCACCGGCGGCCCCGCCAACATGCCCACCCCGCCCAGGCTCCCGCCGCAAACGATGAAGACCTGCATCACGCCGGAACAGGTCAACCGGCCCGAAGGCATGTTCTCGGGCGGCATGGACGGGCTGAAGAAGAACTGCACCTACGACAGCTTCTCGATGGCCGACGGCAAGATCGACGCGAAGATGCACTGCGCGATGCCGAGCGGCATGAAGATCGAGGCCACCAACACCGGCACCTTCTCCCCCACCGAGATCAGTTCGGACAGCAACAGCACCGTTACCGGCCTGCCCGGCGGGATGACGAGTAGTTCGCACACCAGGATGAGCGCCAAGCGCGTCGGCGAATGTGCGGCAGGCGCGGCGCCGGCAGCGGTGAGCAACGCGGCGGGCTGA
- a CDS encoding MFS transporter — protein MTQAATRTGITPAVTFACAVACGVMVANLYFAQPLIALIAPDLHIGPGIAGAIVSLTMLGYAAGLLLVVPLADRIENRRLILATVGLTALSLAVLALAPSAATFLIAAMVMGLCASGCQVVVPFAASLAPHETRGATIGNVMSGLLTGIMLARPAASMIAEIAGWRAVFGVSAGLMVVLGLWLARVLPERRPTSGHGYGEILRSMGAILLRERRLQRRAVYQGLVFAIFNIFWTSVPLLLANRFGFSQTGIAIFALAGAAGALTAPVAGRMGDKGLIRLGTAIALSTMVASSLFAGVAGAVHSLVLLVLFCLTLDGATQLNQVLGQRVIFSLPGEDRGRVNAVYMTILFLLGAGGSAIATLTYDAWGWWGAMGAGAVLGSIALLIFATEFIGDFLGARASRA, from the coding sequence ATGACCCAAGCCGCGACGCGCACCGGGATTACACCAGCCGTCACCTTCGCCTGCGCCGTGGCATGCGGCGTGATGGTGGCGAACCTCTATTTCGCGCAGCCGCTGATCGCGCTGATCGCGCCGGACCTGCACATCGGGCCGGGCATTGCGGGCGCGATCGTGTCGCTCACCATGCTGGGTTATGCGGCTGGCCTGCTGCTCGTCGTGCCGCTGGCTGACCGGATCGAGAATCGCCGACTGATCCTCGCGACCGTCGGGCTGACCGCGCTGTCGCTGGCCGTGCTGGCGCTGGCGCCGTCCGCTGCCACCTTCCTGATCGCGGCGATGGTGATGGGGCTGTGCGCCTCGGGTTGCCAGGTGGTGGTGCCCTTCGCTGCCAGCCTCGCCCCGCACGAGACGCGGGGCGCGACGATCGGTAACGTCATGTCGGGTCTGCTCACCGGCATCATGCTGGCGCGTCCGGCGGCGAGCATGATCGCCGAAATTGCCGGCTGGCGCGCGGTGTTCGGCGTGTCGGCCGGGCTGATGGTTGTTCTCGGTCTGTGGCTCGCCCGCGTGCTGCCTGAGCGGCGACCGACGAGCGGCCACGGCTATGGCGAGATCCTGCGATCGATGGGCGCGATCCTGCTGCGCGAACGCCGGCTGCAGCGCCGCGCGGTCTATCAGGGCCTCGTCTTTGCGATCTTCAACATCTTCTGGACATCGGTGCCGCTGCTGCTGGCCAACCGCTTCGGCTTTTCGCAGACCGGCATCGCGATCTTCGCGCTGGCGGGCGCGGCGGGCGCGCTGACCGCGCCGGTCGCGGGGCGGATGGGCGACAAGGGGCTGATCCGCCTCGGCACCGCCATCGCGCTCTCGACGATGGTCGCCTCCAGCCTGTTTGCAGGCGTCGCGGGCGCGGTCCATTCGCTCGTGCTGCTGGTGTTGTTCTGCCTGACGCTGGACGGCGCAACCCAGCTCAACCAGGTGCTCGGCCAGCGGGTGATCTTCTCGCTGCCGGGCGAGGACAGGGGCCGGGTCAACGCGGTCTACATGACGATCCTCTTCCTGCTCGGCGCCGGCGGATCGGCGATCGCCACGCTGACCTACGATGCGTGGGGCTGGTGGGGCGCCATGGGCGCGGGCGCGGTGCTGGGCAGCATCGCGCTGCTGATATTCGCGACCGAATTTATCGGCGATTTCCTTGGCGCGCGCGCGTCACGCGCGTAA
- a CDS encoding fumarate hydratase: MTTIIREADLIESVADALQYISYYHPMDYIRALGTAYEAEQSPAAKDAIAQILTNSRMCAEGHRPICQDTGIVTVFVKWGMQCQLDVDKSLQDVIDEGVRCAYLHPENRLRASILRDPAFGRVNTKDNTPCVLNVEMVPGHHVEVAVAAKGGGSENKSKFKMMNPSDSIVDWVLEMIPQMGAGWCPPGMLGIGIGGTAEKAMTLAKESLMGDIDMAQLKARGPQNKIEELRIEIFDKVNALGVGAQGLGGLATILDVKIMDYPTHAASKPVAMIPNCAATRHAHFHLDGSGPAYLETPDLNDWPKVEWAPSKESIRVDLDTLTPEVVASWKPGDRLLLNGKMLTGRDAAHKRIADMLAKGEELPVEFKGRVIYYVGPVDPVRDEVVGPAGPTTATRMDKFTKMMLDQGLLAMVGKAERGAIAIEAIKDAKSAYLMAVGGAAYLVSRAIKASKIVGFEDLGMEAIYEFTVQDMPVTVAVDAEGTSVHNTGPLVWREKIRKEGLLETA; this comes from the coding sequence ATGACCACCATCATCCGCGAAGCCGACCTGATCGAAAGCGTCGCCGACGCGCTGCAGTACATCAGCTACTATCACCCGATGGATTACATCCGGGCGCTGGGCACAGCCTATGAGGCCGAGCAGTCCCCGGCGGCGAAGGACGCGATCGCGCAGATCCTCACCAATTCGCGCATGTGTGCGGAGGGGCATCGCCCGATCTGCCAGGATACCGGCATCGTCACCGTCTTCGTGAAGTGGGGCATGCAGTGCCAGCTCGACGTCGACAAGTCCTTGCAGGACGTGATCGACGAGGGTGTGCGCTGCGCCTACCTCCACCCGGAGAACCGGCTGCGTGCCTCGATCCTGCGCGACCCCGCCTTCGGTCGCGTCAACACCAAAGACAACACGCCCTGCGTGCTCAACGTCGAGATGGTGCCGGGCCACCATGTCGAGGTGGCGGTGGCGGCCAAGGGCGGCGGCTCCGAGAACAAGTCGAAGTTCAAGATGATGAACCCATCGGATTCGATCGTCGACTGGGTGCTGGAGATGATCCCGCAGATGGGTGCCGGCTGGTGCCCGCCCGGTATGCTCGGCATCGGCATCGGCGGCACCGCCGAGAAGGCGATGACGCTCGCCAAGGAATCGCTGATGGGCGATATCGACATGGCGCAGCTGAAGGCGCGCGGCCCGCAGAATAAAATCGAGGAGCTGCGCATCGAGATCTTCGACAAGGTCAATGCGCTGGGCGTCGGCGCGCAGGGGCTGGGCGGCCTCGCCACCATCCTCGATGTGAAGATCATGGATTACCCGACCCACGCGGCCTCCAAGCCGGTGGCGATGATCCCGAACTGCGCGGCGACCCGCCACGCGCATTTCCACCTCGACGGGTCCGGCCCGGCCTATCTGGAGACGCCGGACCTGAACGACTGGCCCAAGGTGGAATGGGCGCCGTCGAAGGAATCGATCCGCGTCGATCTCGACACGCTGACGCCCGAGGTGGTGGCGAGCTGGAAGCCGGGCGACCGGCTGCTGCTCAACGGCAAGATGCTCACCGGCCGCGACGCCGCGCACAAACGCATCGCCGACATGCTGGCGAAGGGCGAGGAACTGCCGGTCGAGTTCAAGGGCCGCGTGATCTATTATGTCGGCCCGGTCGATCCGGTGCGAGACGAGGTGGTCGGCCCCGCCGGACCGACGACGGCCACCCGCATGGACAAGTTCACCAAGATGATGCTCGATCAGGGCCTGCTGGCGATGGTCGGCAAGGCCGAGCGTGGCGCCATCGCGATCGAGGCGATCAAGGACGCCAAGTCCGCTTACCTGATGGCGGTTGGTGGCGCGGCCTATCTCGTGTCGCGCGCAATCAAGGCGAGCAAGATCGTCGGCTTCGAGGATCTCGGCATGGAGGCAATCTACGAATTCACGGTGCAGGACATGCCGGTGACGGTCGCCGTCGATGCCGAGGGCACCAGCGTCCACAACACCGGCCCGCTGGTGTGGCGCGAGAAGATCCGCAAGGAAGGCCTGCTGGAGACGGCGTAA
- a CDS encoding heavy metal-binding domain-containing protein → MALFPRNPVSPRSTEEHEARAREWEAALEHQTLPRFVTDRLQQAAIGKQPWVATMTPAELLLAKSHGVRPIATVSGTCWFHYGWSWTEGHEEGWHHALNRIRREAKAAGANAVVDVRMRTLRHSFGPSMDFTLIGTAIRVEGLPASAEPIVATVPALEFVRLLEMGIVPVGIAVGARYDWLGLNSFNGGGWGNGRQGRQTQWQTGFFAGNQPLSELGGFWEGIRRQAHAALRANARTMGNGVLAHTHFGQILKREQGDKQPPAYLGRHIVVGTVVDTPRGADVPHDIDPVIDMRDGPTPLKRTGEVRHAVYDTDSSEQEGSI, encoded by the coding sequence ATGGCGTTGTTCCCGCGTAACCCCGTCTCGCCCCGCTCCACCGAAGAGCATGAGGCCCGCGCCCGCGAATGGGAGGCCGCGCTCGAGCACCAGACTCTCCCCCGCTTCGTTACGGACCGGTTGCAGCAGGCGGCGATCGGCAAGCAGCCGTGGGTCGCGACGATGACGCCCGCCGAGTTGCTGCTCGCCAAGTCGCACGGCGTCCGCCCGATCGCCACCGTGTCGGGCACCTGCTGGTTCCATTACGGGTGGAGCTGGACGGAGGGGCACGAAGAAGGCTGGCACCACGCGCTCAACCGCATCCGCCGCGAGGCGAAGGCGGCGGGCGCCAATGCGGTGGTGGATGTGCGGATGCGCACGCTGCGCCACAGCTTCGGCCCCAGCATGGACTTCACCCTGATCGGCACGGCGATCCGTGTCGAGGGCCTGCCCGCCAGCGCCGAGCCGATCGTCGCCACCGTCCCCGCGCTGGAATTCGTGCGCCTGCTGGAGATGGGGATCGTGCCCGTCGGCATCGCGGTCGGCGCGCGCTACGACTGGCTGGGCCTCAACAGCTTCAACGGCGGCGGCTGGGGCAATGGCCGACAGGGCCGGCAGACCCAGTGGCAGACCGGCTTCTTCGCCGGCAACCAGCCGCTCTCCGAACTGGGCGGCTTCTGGGAGGGCATCCGGCGCCAGGCGCACGCCGCCTTGCGCGCCAACGCGCGAACGATGGGCAACGGCGTGCTCGCCCACACCCATTTCGGCCAGATCCTGAAGCGCGAGCAGGGCGACAAGCAGCCGCCCGCTTACCTCGGTCGCCACATCGTCGTCGGAACGGTGGTCGACACGCCGCGCGGTGCCGACGTGCCGCACGACATCGATCCCGTGATCGACATGCGCGATGGCCCCACCCCGCTCAAGCGCACCGGGGAGGTGCGCCACGCCGTCTACGACACCGATTCATCCGAACAGGAAGGCAGCATCTGA